One Cucumis sativus cultivar 9930 chromosome 1, Cucumber_9930_V3, whole genome shotgun sequence DNA segment encodes these proteins:
- the LOC116402148 gene encoding LOW QUALITY PROTEIN: probable sulfate transporter 3.5 (The sequence of the model RefSeq protein was modified relative to this genomic sequence to represent the inferred CDS: inserted 1 base in 1 codon), producing the protein MGSLKNGENVNFSAPRPFGKKLKSDLKETFFPDDPFKQFRDESGAMDRVKKGFQYFIPILQWLPKYNLNMFKYDLLAGITITSLAIPQGISYAKLGILPPXIGLYSSFVPPLVYAVFGSSKHLAVGTVAACSLLISETIGAVASPEEEPTLYLHLVFTATFVTGVMQAVLGFLRLGILVDFLSHSTILGFMGGTAVIICLQQLKGIFGLTHFTSKTDVYSVLHAVFSLRKEWKWESALVGVVFLLFLQFTRYLRNRKPKLFWVSAMAPMVTVIVGCLFAYFIKGSQHGILTVGHLSKGINPISIHFLNFDSKYLSAVVQTGLITGLIALAEGIAIGRSFAIIKNEQIDGNKEMIAFGLMNIVGSFTSCYLTTGPFSKTAVNFNAGCRTAMSNIVMAIFMALTLLFLAPVFSYTPLVALSAIIMSAMLGLIKYEEMYHLLKVDKFDFCICMAAFLGVAFLSMDIGIMLSVGLALLRALLYMARPATCKLGKIPNSNLYRDVEQYPNATRNHGIIVLQLGSPIYYANSNYITERIFRWVRDEQGNFEDGPVEHVLLELSGVTSIDMTGLETLIEIRRSLQANGIQMGIVNPRIVVMEKMIASKFTDTIGKENIYLSVDEGVERCRDLVPKLKQTETGAGSSNMRTMEQQV; encoded by the exons atgggttctttaaaaaatggtgaaaatgTGAACTTTAGTGCTCCAAGGCCATTTGGGAAGAAGCTGAAATCGGATCTGAAAGAGACGTTTTTCCCTGATGATCCCTTCAAACAATTTCGAGATGAAAGTGGGGCAATGGATAGAGTGAAAAAGGGATTTCAATACTTCATACCTATTTTGCAATGGCTTCCTAAATACAATTTgaatatgtttaaatatgatttgcTTGCTGGTATTACCATTACCAGCCTTGCTATTCCTCAAGGCATTAGTTATGCCAAACTTGGCATTCTACCCC TCATCGGCCTTT ATTCTAGCTTTGTTCCGCCCCTTGTATACGCGGTGTTTGGAAGCTCTAAACATCTGGCGGTGGGAACGGTGGCGGCTTGTTCGTTGCTCATATCCGAAACTATTGGTGCAGTTGCTTCGCCGGAAGAAGAACCCACATTGTATCTTCATTTGGTTTTCACCGCCACCTTTGTCACCGGCGTCATGCAGGCCGTCTTAGGATTTCTAAG ACTCGGAATTTTAGTGGATTTCTTATCGCACTCCACAATCCTTGGATTCATGGGAGGAACGGCTGTGATCATCTGTCTTCAACAACTGAAGGGGATATTTGGACTAACTCATTTCACCTCTAAAACTGACGTTTACTCTGTACTTCATGCCGTTTTCTCTCTTAGAAAAGAG tGGAAATGGGAAAGTGCTCTTGTGGGTGTCGTTTTCCTTCTATTCCTCCAGTTTACAAGGTACTTG agaaacaGAAAACCAAAGCTCTTTTGGGTGTCAGCTATGGCTCCTATGGTGACAGTGATAGTAGGATGTTTGTTTGCCTATTTCATCAAGGGAAGTCAGCATGGAATCCTAACT GTGGGTCACTTGAGCAAAGGGATAAACCCTATTTCTATTCACTTCTTGAACTTTGATTCCAAATATCTATCAGCTGTAGTACAAACTGGCTTAATCACTGGCCTTATTGCTTTGGCT GAAGGAATAGCAATTGGTCGAAGCTTTGcgataataaaaaatgaacaaatcgATGGGAACAAGGAGATGATAGCCTTTGGTTTGATGAACATAGTGGGATCTTTCACTTCCTGCTACTTAACCACTG GGCCATTCTCAAAAACTGCAGTGAACTTCAATGCTGGGTGTAGAACAGCAATGTCAAACATTGTTATGGCAATTTTCATGGCTCTCACTCTCCTCTTTCTAGCTCCTGTCTTCAGCTACACACCTCTTGTCGCCCTTTCCGCCATTATAATGTCCGCCATGCTTGGTCTCATCAAATATGAAGAAATGTATCATCTTCTCaaagttgataaatttgatttttgcaTTTGTATGGCGGCTTTCTTGGGTGTTGCTTTCTTAAGCATGGATATTGGAATCATGCTTTCG GTGGGACTTGCTTTGCTGAGAGCTCTTCTTTACATGGCTAGACCAGCTACTTGCAAGCTCGGCAAAATACCAAACTCCAATTTGTACAGAGATGTGGAGCAATATCCTAATGCAACTAGAAACCATGGGATTATTGTTCTTCAACTTGGTTCCCCTATTTATTATGCCAACTCCAACTACATCACAGAAAG GATTTTCAGATGGGTTCGTGATGAGCAGGGCAATTTCGAGGATGGACCTGTGGAACATGTACTCTTGGAGTTGAGCG GGGTCACCTCAATCGACATGACAGGGCTTGAAACGCTAATCGAAATTCGTAGATCATTACAAGCAAACGGAATCCAG ATGGGAATTGTAAACCCAAGAATTGTAGTGATGGAGAAGATGATAGCTTCAAAATTCACAGACACAATCGGGAAAGAGAACATCTATTTATCAGTAGATGAAGGAGTAGAAAGGTGTAGAGATTTGgttccaaaattaaaacaaacagaaACAGGTGCTGGAAGTTCAAACATGAGGACAATGGAGCAGCAAGTATAA